From Rhizophagus irregularis chromosome 9, complete sequence, the proteins below share one genomic window:
- a CDS encoding casein kinase 2 regulatory subunit, translating into MDDLTSGSDSDYAKYWIDWFLTTKGNEYFCEVDEEYILDRFNLTGLNSEVQHYVQALDLITDSLEEELDDEMREAVEKSARHLYGLIHARFIITSRGLAKMLEKYKKADFGRCPRVLCHNQPLLPVGLSDQPYTKSVKLYCPRCEDIYNPKSTRHASIDGAYYGSTFPHMLFQVYPHLLPPKSNERYIPRIFGFKIHDIAKQHRWQDQQREEQQRRITVVGEGNVNS; encoded by the exons a TGGATGATCTTACGAGCGGTTCGGATAGCGATTATGCAAAATACTGGATCGATTGGTTTTTGACCACCAAGGGGAATGAATATTTTTGCGAAGTAGATGAAGAATATATCCTTGATCGCTTTAATTTGACTGGGTTGAACTCTGAAGTTCAACATTATGTTCAAGCACTTGATCTGATAACGGATTCCTTGG AAGAAGAATTGGATGATGAGATGCGTGAAGCAGTTGAAAAATCTGCTCGTCACTTATACGGTTTGATTCACGCGAGATTTATTATCACAAGCAGAGGCTTGGCAAAAAtg CTTGAGAAATACAAGAAAGCAGACTTTGGTCGTTGCCCACGTGTTCTTTGTCATAATCAACCTCTTTTACCAGTTGGACTTTCAGATCAACCTTATACAAAGTCCGTTAAATTGTACTGTCCTCGTTGTGAAGATATTTATAATCCTAAATCCACTAGACATGCAAGTATTGACGGCGCTTACTATGGATCCACCTTTCCTCACATGCTCTTTCAAGTTTATCCACACTTGTTACCACCCAAAAGTAATGAGCGATACATTCCTAGGATTTTCGGATTCAAAATTCATGATATCGCTAAACAGCATCGTTGGCAAGATCAACAAAGGGAGGAACAGCAAAGAAGGATTACCGTAGTTGGAGAAGGAAATGTTAATAGTTAA